Proteins encoded within one genomic window of Candidatus Polarisedimenticolia bacterium:
- a CDS encoding glycosyltransferase family 39 protein: MEKRAAALPRAEVPGLVALAGAMLLLRAAYCFSYPFDSDEPQHLHVAWAWTQGLLPYRDVFDNHAPLFHVLSAPLVALIGESPRILVFMRLALIPLSAATLWGTYLLGRRLFGARAGWWAAILCGLSPTFFFKSVEYRTDVLWAALWVLAIAVFLSGPAGPRRWLFGGLLLGACLAVSLKTVMLLAALGIAAAGVLLLGARPARMVRSALAAAGGMVVVPAAIVAWFGARGALTDLYYCVIGHNLLPGVGRWGYSKRLYLLLPILALLLGMARLLVRRVPGPGVVLAFLLLLSGSQYLLLSTVWPVHTRQDLLPFYPLFTVLLAGGMLAWRGGGVRLAAGLACLQLLVLPALSPLRGQGTRVQERLLAEVLRLTDPSDPVLDLKGQSVFRNRPFYFALETMTLERMARGLIADRIPERCVETRTCVAPADIKGFPPRARRFLEEHFVVVGSWRVAGVVLEPAAGDADRALSFEIAIPARYAVAGREGPPRGMLDGAPCDGPRDLAPGRHEYRPAPADGPIAIIWAQAVERGFTPFAKRGDSL; encoded by the coding sequence GTGGAGAAGCGCGCCGCGGCGCTCCCGCGGGCCGAGGTCCCGGGCCTTGTGGCGCTCGCCGGCGCGATGCTCCTGCTGCGCGCCGCCTACTGCTTCAGCTACCCCTTCGACTCCGACGAGCCGCAGCACCTGCACGTCGCCTGGGCCTGGACCCAGGGCCTGCTTCCGTACAGGGATGTCTTCGACAACCACGCGCCGCTGTTTCATGTCCTGAGCGCCCCCCTGGTCGCCCTGATCGGCGAGAGCCCTCGCATCCTCGTGTTCATGCGTCTGGCGTTGATCCCGCTCTCCGCGGCGACGCTCTGGGGAACGTACCTCCTGGGCCGCCGGCTCTTCGGAGCGCGCGCCGGATGGTGGGCGGCGATCCTCTGCGGGCTGAGCCCGACCTTCTTCTTCAAATCGGTCGAATACCGGACGGATGTCCTGTGGGCCGCGCTCTGGGTCCTGGCCATCGCCGTCTTTCTCTCGGGTCCTGCCGGACCCAGGCGCTGGCTCTTCGGCGGGCTGCTCCTTGGGGCCTGCCTGGCCGTCTCGCTCAAGACGGTGATGCTCCTCGCGGCCCTGGGGATCGCGGCCGCGGGCGTCCTGCTCCTGGGGGCCCGTCCGGCCCGGATGGTCCGCTCGGCGCTCGCCGCCGCGGGCGGCATGGTCGTCGTGCCGGCCGCGATCGTGGCCTGGTTCGGGGCGCGCGGCGCCCTGACGGACCTTTATTACTGCGTCATCGGGCACAATCTCCTGCCGGGAGTCGGCCGCTGGGGGTACTCGAAGCGACTGTACCTGCTGCTGCCGATCCTCGCCCTCCTCCTCGGAATGGCGCGCCTCCTCGTCCGCCGCGTTCCCGGACCCGGCGTCGTGCTCGCCTTCCTGCTGCTGCTCTCCGGGTCGCAGTACCTCCTGCTCTCCACGGTCTGGCCCGTTCACACACGCCAGGATCTGCTGCCGTTCTACCCGCTCTTCACCGTCCTTCTGGCGGGAGGGATGCTTGCCTGGCGGGGCGGGGGCGTCCGGCTGGCGGCGGGCCTCGCCTGCCTGCAGCTCCTGGTCCTCCCCGCCCTGTCGCCGCTGCGCGGCCAGGGCACGCGCGTCCAGGAGCGGCTCCTCGCCGAGGTCCTGCGCCTCACGGATCCCTCGGATCCCGTGCTCGACCTCAAGGGGCAGAGCGTGTTCCGCAACCGCCCCTTTTACTTCGCCCTCGAGACCATGACCCTGGAGCGGATGGCGCGCGGTCTCATCGCCGATCGCATTCCCGAGCGCTGCGTCGAGACCAGGACCTGCGTCGCCCCGGCCGACATCAAGGGCTTTCCGCCGCGCGCGCGGCGCTTCCTGGAGGAGCACTTCGTCGTGGTCGGCTCGTGGCGCGTGGCGGGGGTCGTCCTGGAGCCGGCCGCGGGGGACGCGGACCGGGCGCTCTCCTTCGAGATCGCCATCCCCGCGCGGTACGCCGTGGCGGGCAGAGAGGGGCCTCCACGGGGTATGCTGGACGGCGCGCCGTGCGACGGTCCGCGCGATCTCGCGCCCGGCCGGCACGAGTACCGCCCGGCGCCTGCCGACGGACCGATCGCGATCATCTGGGCGCAGGCGGTGGAACGGGGGTTCACCCCGTTCGCGAAGCGCGGAGACTCGCTGTGA
- a CDS encoding FtsX-like permease family protein: MKYFRYVWKNVFRKKSRAFLTMASIVLVLVLIVVLSSLLEAMEYDPSGGRGSTHIVVQHATGLANFMPLAYRQKIEQVPDVVAVAPQIWFGGTYIDDRPENFFGQLSTDPEVWAVIHDDYTIPADQLATWQGERDSFIAGRQLIDKYHWKIGDRIQLKGTYISMTLDLVLRGVYRGPDESNIFFHNKYLENSFVGRLNQTGIFFLRTNLAGQVPGTCDAINRMFENSEAPVKAMPEQQFMLQFAEMMGNIKLLVRSIALTVLLTVVLIVANSVAMSARERVTQIAVIRALGFRRGQVLALVLSEAVVLALLGGVAGVLLSIPFTHILVEGMKHSPVAPFAFNVRISATTLLTSFAASVAIGILAGFVPAIRSARVRIVDGLRQVA; this comes from the coding sequence ATGAAGTATTTCCGCTACGTCTGGAAGAACGTCTTTCGGAAGAAGAGCCGGGCGTTTCTCACCATGGCATCGATCGTCCTGGTCCTGGTGCTCATCGTCGTCCTCTCGTCGCTGCTCGAGGCGATGGAGTACGACCCCAGCGGCGGCCGGGGATCGACGCACATCGTCGTGCAGCACGCCACCGGGCTCGCCAATTTCATGCCCCTCGCCTACCGCCAGAAGATCGAGCAGGTCCCGGACGTCGTCGCGGTGGCGCCGCAGATCTGGTTCGGTGGCACCTACATCGACGATCGCCCGGAGAACTTCTTCGGCCAGCTCTCGACCGACCCGGAGGTCTGGGCGGTCATCCACGACGACTACACGATCCCGGCGGACCAGCTCGCGACCTGGCAGGGTGAGCGCGATTCGTTCATCGCCGGCCGGCAGCTCATCGACAAGTACCACTGGAAGATCGGCGACCGGATCCAGCTGAAGGGGACCTATATCTCGATGACCCTCGACCTGGTCCTGCGCGGCGTGTACCGCGGCCCCGACGAGTCGAACATCTTCTTCCACAACAAGTACCTGGAGAACTCGTTCGTGGGGCGCCTGAACCAGACCGGCATCTTCTTTCTGCGCACGAATCTGGCGGGGCAGGTGCCGGGGACCTGCGACGCGATCAACCGCATGTTCGAGAACAGCGAGGCCCCGGTCAAGGCCATGCCCGAGCAGCAGTTCATGCTGCAGTTCGCCGAGATGATGGGAAACATCAAGCTCCTGGTTCGATCCATCGCGCTCACCGTGCTGCTCACGGTGGTCCTCATCGTGGCGAATTCGGTCGCCATGAGCGCGCGCGAGCGTGTGACGCAGATCGCGGTCATCCGCGCCCTCGGGTTCCGGCGCGGCCAGGTCCTGGCGCTCGTCCTCTCCGAGGCCGTCGTCCTGGCCCTTCTGGGCGGCGTCGCGGGGGTCCTGCTTTCGATTCCGTTCACCCACATCCTGGTCGAGGGGATGAAGCACTCTCCCGTGGCGCCCTTCGCCTTCAACGTCCGGATCTCCGCCACCACGCTCCTCACCTCCTTCGCCGCCTCCGTGGCGATCGGGATCCTGGCCGGCTTCGTGCCGGCGATCCGCTCGGCGCGGGTGCGGATCGTCGACGGTCTCAGGCAGGTGGCCTGA
- a CDS encoding ABC transporter ATP-binding protein, translated as MAEPLITIEHVSKVYRRDSLQIPVLEDINLDIGKGEFVALMGPSGSGKTTLLNLIAGIDTTTRGRITVEGKDISQMGESALARWRARHIGFIFQLYNLIPVLTAFENVELPLLLTPLSRRERHEHVKTALSIVGLADRIDHYPRQLSGGQEQRVAIARAIVADPLILVADEPTGDLDAKSAEEILALLDRLNAEFSKTIVMVTHDPRAAARAHRMLHLDKGVLSAETAASALERSREGRS; from the coding sequence GTGGCAGAGCCGCTCATCACCATCGAGCACGTTTCGAAAGTCTATCGCCGGGATTCCCTCCAGATCCCGGTCCTCGAGGACATCAACCTGGACATCGGCAAGGGGGAGTTCGTCGCCCTGATGGGGCCCTCCGGCTCGGGCAAGACGACGCTCCTGAACCTCATCGCTGGGATCGACACCACGACCCGGGGCCGCATCACCGTCGAGGGGAAGGACATTTCGCAGATGGGCGAGAGCGCGCTGGCCCGGTGGCGGGCCCGCCACATCGGCTTCATCTTCCAGCTCTACAACCTGATCCCGGTCCTCACCGCGTTCGAGAACGTCGAGCTGCCGCTCCTCCTGACGCCCCTGTCGCGCCGTGAGCGCCACGAGCACGTGAAGACGGCCCTGTCGATCGTCGGCCTGGCCGACCGCATCGATCACTATCCCCGGCAGCTCTCCGGCGGCCAGGAGCAGCGCGTCGCCATCGCCCGGGCCATCGTCGCGGATCCGTTGATCCTGGTGGCCGACGAGCCGACGGGGGATCTGGACGCGAAGAGCGCCGAGGAGATCCTCGCCCTGCTCGACCGGCTGAACGCCGAGTTCTCCAAGACGATCGTCATGGTCACGCACGACCCGCGCGCGGCGGCGCGCGCCCACCGGATGCTGCACCTCGACAAGGGCGTGCTCTCGGCCGAGACCGCCGCCTCCGCCCTGGAACGATCCCGGGAAGGCCGGTCATGA
- a CDS encoding L,D-transpeptidase → MPLLVLAGFVLLAGGLILRLRQERLHPGAADPTPLDAADQKEFRALEKRAAALESQIAALRPKGTYVIIDTGRNLLTLVKNDRPALEAVCSTGSGRALSDPVKKRLWVFDTPRGEFDIRAKHPNPVWIKPDWAFLEIGEPIPRDLAARLAPTELGDYAMDLGDGYLIHGTLYERALGLSITHGCVRLGARDLDMVYHSIRIGTPVYIF, encoded by the coding sequence ATGCCCCTGCTCGTTCTCGCCGGCTTCGTGCTGCTCGCCGGGGGCCTGATCCTGCGCCTGCGACAGGAACGGCTGCATCCCGGTGCGGCCGACCCGACCCCGCTCGACGCCGCCGATCAGAAGGAGTTCCGCGCTCTCGAGAAACGCGCGGCGGCCCTGGAGAGCCAGATCGCCGCCCTCCGTCCGAAGGGGACCTACGTGATCATCGACACCGGGCGGAATCTCCTGACTCTGGTCAAGAACGACCGGCCGGCGCTCGAGGCGGTCTGCTCGACCGGAAGCGGGCGCGCCCTGTCGGACCCGGTCAAGAAGCGGTTGTGGGTGTTCGACACGCCGCGGGGCGAGTTCGACATTCGCGCCAAGCACCCCAACCCGGTCTGGATCAAGCCCGACTGGGCGTTCCTCGAGATCGGGGAGCCGATCCCGCGCGACCTGGCGGCGCGCCTCGCGCCGACCGAGCTGGGCGACTACGCCATGGATCTGGGCGACGGGTACCTGATTCACGGCACGCTCTACGAGCGCGCCCTGGGGCTGAGCATCACCCATGGCTGCGTGCGTCTCGGAGCGCGCGACCTCGACATGGTCTACCACAGCATCCGCATCGGCACGCCGGTCTACATCTTCTGA
- a CDS encoding iron-containing redox enzyme family protein produces MPLAVAELQEDLLAIMDRKNHWAWPHINEGHATRAQLLLHFAQEFDVYVRDFPVLLSRVHARCPHPEVRQDLAENLYEEETGKLSKGVPHPELFLIMMEGLGFPRARFTGIELIPEAAAYRAFIDQVTTRRPWIEGAALVTIFIEGSVEDRRRVTTPEPEDPVDLEAELRRNALVSHYGVDPRFLDLKRAHHMVETGHRKMAWKMVLDHARSPVTADRIRRVMARSLDLWLLYRDGVARACRIDRPPARSR; encoded by the coding sequence ATGCCGCTGGCCGTTGCCGAGCTCCAGGAAGACCTCCTGGCCATCATGGACCGCAAGAACCACTGGGCCTGGCCCCACATCAACGAAGGGCACGCCACGCGGGCCCAGCTTCTCTTGCACTTCGCGCAGGAATTCGACGTGTATGTGCGCGACTTCCCCGTGCTCCTGAGCCGGGTGCACGCCCGCTGCCCGCACCCCGAAGTGCGGCAGGACCTCGCCGAGAACCTCTACGAGGAAGAGACCGGGAAGCTGAGCAAGGGGGTGCCCCATCCCGAGCTGTTCCTGATCATGATGGAAGGGCTCGGGTTCCCTCGGGCGCGCTTCACCGGGATCGAACTGATTCCCGAGGCGGCCGCCTACCGCGCCTTCATCGATCAGGTCACCACGCGCCGCCCGTGGATCGAGGGGGCCGCCCTGGTGACGATCTTCATCGAGGGGAGCGTCGAGGATCGCCGCCGGGTCACGACGCCCGAGCCGGAGGATCCGGTCGATCTCGAGGCCGAGCTGCGCCGGAACGCACTGGTCTCGCACTATGGCGTCGATCCCCGCTTCCTGGACCTGAAGCGGGCGCACCACATGGTCGAAACGGGGCACCGCAAGATGGCCTGGAAGATGGTCCTCGATCACGCCCGATCGCCGGTGACCGCCGACCGCATCCGGCGCGTCATGGCCCGCAGCCTCGACCTGTGGCTCCTGTACAGGGACGGCGTGGCGCGCGCCTGCCGGATCGATCGGCCCCCGGCCCGCTCCCGCTGA
- a CDS encoding tetratricopeptide repeat protein produces the protein MLLGGRVKDLRPAAVFVLAYALRLLYVLQIRDAPYFDVPLIDGPNYFRMAAAIASGSLTGGHQVFWQPPLYSYFLALLFVTVGNGMLAIYAVQAAVGALSCVLIYWIGKRLFDARAATAAGVIGALYGPLIHFDAQPLVPVVHIVLVLGGLLMLLRAAGIGEPADPRPGGFFSAGLLWGLAATATPNILLAVPPAAAWAWRRMRAAGVAGLLVAGVGLPVLVVTARNVLVARDAVLISSNGGINFFVGNNPDYERTIRLRPGGEFERLAQEPENLGIVKASARSRYFAARAGRYLREHPGEALRLYARKTGELIAGREIPRNQDAYVYRRESWLLALLLWRFGISFPFGLVAPLALAGLFVGGQASEAQGSGRRLLLLYTAAYAVSILLFFPTDRYRLPLVPVAALLAGRMLAALPGCLKRPIVPAAFLCGLVLFNLDARAPREVYPEEEALNAAYALRMKGRPQEARDAYLQAMALNPRRIDPYNALAVMAAEEGRWDEAAARYEALLEIAPDFAEVRRSLGEAYRALGRKEDAWREWRAAVDLAPGEGLALADMCMSAYEDGAIADAEAHCERAVRARPDLPETHLSMGLVARALQRRDRARAELTEAARLFPRGSAGGRRAIEILEKMRRRDARLKGEPSPTPP, from the coding sequence GTGCTCCTGGGGGGACGGGTGAAGGACCTCCGGCCGGCGGCGGTGTTCGTGCTGGCGTACGCGCTGAGACTCCTCTACGTCCTGCAGATCCGGGACGCCCCGTACTTCGACGTCCCCCTGATCGACGGCCCGAACTACTTTCGCATGGCCGCCGCGATCGCCTCCGGCTCCCTGACCGGCGGGCATCAGGTGTTCTGGCAGCCGCCGCTGTACTCCTACTTCCTGGCCCTCCTGTTCGTGACGGTCGGCAACGGCATGCTGGCGATCTACGCCGTCCAGGCGGCCGTCGGGGCGCTCTCCTGCGTGCTGATCTACTGGATCGGGAAGCGACTGTTCGACGCGCGGGCGGCCACGGCGGCCGGAGTCATCGGCGCCCTGTACGGCCCTTTGATCCACTTCGACGCGCAGCCGCTCGTCCCGGTCGTGCACATCGTCCTCGTCCTGGGCGGGCTCCTGATGCTCCTTCGTGCGGCGGGGATCGGCGAGCCGGCCGACCCGCGCCCCGGAGGATTCTTTTCGGCCGGGCTCCTCTGGGGGCTGGCCGCCACGGCGACCCCGAACATTCTCCTGGCGGTCCCCCCGGCCGCCGCCTGGGCCTGGCGGCGGATGCGCGCGGCGGGCGTCGCGGGACTTCTGGTCGCGGGCGTGGGGCTTCCGGTTCTGGTCGTCACGGCGCGCAACGTTCTCGTGGCGCGCGATGCGGTGCTGATCTCCTCGAACGGCGGCATCAATTTTTTCGTGGGCAACAACCCGGACTACGAGCGGACGATCCGCCTGCGCCCCGGGGGGGAGTTCGAGCGCCTCGCCCAGGAGCCGGAGAACCTCGGCATCGTGAAGGCCTCCGCCCGGTCGCGCTATTTCGCCGCGCGCGCCGGTCGGTACCTGCGCGAGCACCCCGGGGAGGCGTTGCGTCTCTATGCGCGCAAGACAGGCGAATTGATCGCCGGACGGGAGATCCCGCGCAACCAGGACGCTTACGTCTACCGCCGCGAGTCGTGGCTTCTGGCGCTCCTCCTCTGGCGCTTCGGCATTTCGTTTCCGTTCGGCCTCGTCGCCCCGCTCGCCCTGGCCGGCCTGTTCGTCGGCGGACAGGCCTCCGAAGCGCAGGGTTCCGGCCGCCGACTCCTCCTGCTCTACACGGCGGCGTACGCGGTCTCCATCCTTCTGTTTTTTCCAACCGATCGCTACCGGCTCCCTCTGGTTCCGGTCGCCGCGCTGCTCGCGGGTCGGATGCTGGCCGCGCTGCCGGGGTGCCTGAAGAGACCGATCGTCCCGGCCGCTTTCCTGTGCGGGCTTGTCCTGTTCAATCTGGACGCCCGGGCCCCCCGAGAGGTCTACCCGGAAGAGGAGGCGCTGAACGCCGCCTACGCCCTCAGAATGAAAGGGCGGCCGCAGGAGGCGCGCGACGCGTACCTGCAGGCGATGGCGCTGAACCCGCGGAGGATCGATCCGTACAACGCCCTGGCCGTCATGGCGGCGGAGGAAGGACGCTGGGACGAGGCGGCGGCCCGCTACGAAGCGCTTCTGGAGATTGCCCCCGACTTCGCCGAAGTGCGGCGCAGCCTCGGGGAGGCGTACAGAGCGCTCGGGCGCAAGGAGGATGCCTGGCGCGAATGGCGGGCCGCCGTCGACCTCGCCCCCGGCGAAGGGCTTGCTCTCGCCGACATGTGCATGTCGGCTTACGAGGACGGGGCGATCGCCGACGCCGAGGCGCACTGCGAGCGGGCCGTGCGGGCACGGCCCGACCTGCCCGAAACCCACCTGTCCATGGGCCTGGTCGCCCGCGCTCTGCAGCGACGCGACCGGGCGCGGGCGGAATTGACCGAGGCGGCCCGTCTCTTTCCGCGCGGGAGCGCCGGCGGCCGGCGCGCGATCGAGATCCTGGAGAAGATGCGGCGTCGGGATGCGCGTCTCAAAGGAGAGCCGTCCCCCACCCCGCCCTGA
- a CDS encoding efflux RND transporter periplasmic adaptor subunit — translation MPVDNPRAAPDLAGLRIRREPDRPKRPIGILLLGAVLAFAVAAGAYVLMSPVLRAVPVESTKAALVTEGQALTVLSASGYVEAETRADLSPKITSRITDLRVTEGSRVKKGEIIARLDHQDLDAQLAEAQAAWAQAAADLARQQTLFQQGLATKSALDAAVSGEAATRARADYIRALLDYTVLRAPFDGVVVAKRAHVGEAVSPFGSPGQGSSNGGAIVTLVDFSTLYVGVDVNESNLARLASKQPAEITLEAYPERVYKGYLKQVIPSADRQKGTVKVKVAILDPDENILPDLSARVSFTSEATRGASARTQIEIPKSALAVRDGKTGVFLIQDDRAVFRPVVLGREKDSTAEIKEGLRGGEALVADASKDGLEDGARIRISK, via the coding sequence ATGCCGGTCGACAATCCGCGCGCCGCACCGGACCTGGCGGGCCTCAGGATCCGCCGCGAGCCCGACCGCCCGAAGCGCCCCATCGGGATCCTGCTTCTCGGGGCGGTCCTGGCGTTCGCCGTCGCCGCCGGCGCATACGTCCTCATGTCCCCTGTCCTGCGGGCCGTGCCGGTGGAGTCCACGAAGGCGGCTCTGGTCACGGAAGGCCAGGCGCTGACGGTCCTGTCGGCTTCGGGGTACGTCGAGGCCGAGACCCGGGCGGACCTCTCCCCCAAGATCACCTCGCGCATCACCGACTTGCGGGTGACGGAGGGATCGCGCGTCAAGAAAGGGGAGATCATCGCCCGCCTGGACCACCAGGACCTCGACGCGCAGCTCGCCGAGGCCCAGGCGGCCTGGGCCCAGGCCGCGGCGGATCTCGCGAGACAGCAGACGCTCTTCCAGCAGGGGCTGGCGACGAAATCGGCCCTCGACGCCGCGGTGTCCGGAGAGGCCGCGACGCGCGCCCGGGCCGACTACATCCGGGCCCTCCTCGACTACACGGTCCTGCGGGCGCCGTTCGACGGGGTCGTGGTCGCCAAGCGGGCGCACGTCGGCGAGGCGGTCTCTCCGTTCGGGTCGCCCGGCCAGGGCTCCTCGAACGGCGGCGCCATCGTGACGCTGGTCGACTTCTCGACTCTCTACGTCGGCGTGGACGTCAACGAGTCGAACCTGGCGCGCCTTGCCTCGAAGCAGCCGGCCGAGATCACGCTCGAGGCGTATCCCGAGCGCGTCTACAAGGGCTACCTGAAGCAGGTGATCCCGTCCGCCGACCGCCAGAAGGGGACGGTGAAGGTCAAGGTGGCCATCCTCGATCCCGACGAGAACATCCTTCCCGACCTCTCGGCGCGCGTGAGCTTCACCAGCGAGGCGACCCGGGGGGCGTCGGCGCGGACGCAGATCGAGATCCCGAAGAGCGCCCTGGCTGTGCGCGACGGGAAGACCGGTGTCTTTCTCATCCAGGACGACAGGGCCGTCTTCCGGCCGGTCGTCCTCGGGCGCGAGAAGGATTCGACCGCCGAGATCAAGGAAGGGCTGCGCGGGGGCGAGGCGCTGGTCGCCGACGCGTCGAAGGACGGCCTCGAGGACGGCGCCCGCATCCGGATCAGCAAGTAG
- a CDS encoding PIG-L family deacetylase, which produces MRWDGPGPGERLLVLAPHPDDETLAAGGLLQRALARGGAARVLFATDGENNPWTQRLVERRVRIGPEDSARFGRRRRGEALAALVELGLRAEDAVFLGLPDQAITDLLLFGDQIGVNRLASLLADWRPTLVILPSPFDLHPDHSALAVLARLALSRVSPGRSAGEEGARILTYIVHRTAAMRPDEGAEEGPDVARFELSPAEKARKRRAILCHATQLTVHRRKFLAYAQRPEVFLVDAARGVPGNGLHPVRRAIRDGSALRLDLKLRPRPGAFGRPTLHVAAGAEGARQSLSLDLRWRRGRSDITDALTMESRGLASLRGGRRGGIVEVPLASLPRSGRLFVKLKRRFGFFDEGGWLEVDGLPDED; this is translated from the coding sequence GTGAGATGGGATGGGCCGGGGCCCGGGGAGCGCCTTCTCGTCCTGGCGCCCCATCCGGACGACGAGACGCTCGCCGCCGGCGGCCTGCTGCAGCGCGCCCTGGCGCGCGGCGGGGCCGCCCGCGTGCTGTTCGCCACCGACGGGGAGAACAACCCGTGGACGCAGCGCCTGGTCGAGCGGCGCGTGCGTATCGGCCCGGAGGATTCCGCCCGGTTCGGCCGGCGCCGCCGCGGAGAAGCGCTCGCCGCCCTCGTGGAGCTGGGGCTCCGGGCCGAGGACGCCGTCTTCCTCGGCCTGCCGGATCAGGCCATCACCGACCTGCTGCTCTTCGGCGACCAGATCGGAGTGAATCGCCTCGCCTCCCTGCTGGCCGACTGGAGGCCGACCCTGGTGATTCTCCCCTCCCCCTTCGATCTGCACCCGGACCACAGCGCCCTGGCCGTCCTGGCCCGCCTCGCGCTGTCCCGGGTCTCCCCGGGCCGATCCGCCGGGGAGGAAGGGGCGCGCATCCTGACCTACATCGTCCACCGCACCGCGGCCATGCGACCCGATGAAGGGGCCGAGGAGGGGCCCGATGTGGCACGCTTCGAGCTGTCGCCTGCGGAGAAGGCCCGGAAGCGTCGCGCGATCCTCTGTCATGCCACCCAGCTGACGGTCCACCGGCGCAAGTTCCTGGCGTATGCCCAGCGCCCCGAGGTGTTTCTCGTCGACGCCGCCCGCGGCGTGCCGGGCAACGGCCTCCACCCGGTGCGGCGGGCGATCCGGGACGGCTCCGCGCTCCGGCTCGACCTGAAGCTGCGTCCGCGCCCGGGGGCATTCGGCCGCCCGACCCTGCACGTGGCGGCGGGGGCCGAGGGGGCGCGGCAGAGCCTGTCGCTCGACCTGCGCTGGAGGCGCGGGCGCTCGGACATCACCGATGCGCTCACCATGGAATCCAGGGGACTGGCCTCCCTGCGGGGCGGCCGGCGCGGCGGGATCGTCGAGGTGCCTCTGGCGTCGCTGCCGCGATCCGGCCGGCTGTTCGTGAAGCTGAAGCGTCGCTTCGGGTTTTTCGACGAAGGGGGCTGGCTGGAGGTGGACGGCCTTCCGGACGAAGACTAG
- a CDS encoding peroxiredoxin — MLSIGSIAPAFTVKDDRGRDVSLADFKGKTVVLWFYPKADTPGUTIEGCGYRDLATEFDKRNAVILGASFDTVEENRAFAEKFGYPFRLLCDTKREIGMAYGACDTPQDECARRISYVIDPQGTIAHAFPKVDTKSHPRAVLALLA; from the coding sequence ATGCTTTCAATAGGTTCCATTGCGCCTGCGTTCACGGTGAAGGACGACCGGGGGCGGGACGTCTCCCTGGCCGATTTCAAGGGGAAGACCGTCGTCCTCTGGTTCTATCCGAAGGCCGACACGCCGGGCTGAACCATCGAGGGTTGCGGGTACCGCGACCTGGCGACCGAATTCGACAAGAGAAACGCCGTGATCCTGGGAGCGTCGTTCGACACCGTGGAAGAGAACCGGGCCTTCGCCGAGAAGTTCGGCTACCCGTTCCGCCTGCTCTGCGACACGAAGCGGGAGATCGGGATGGCCTACGGCGCCTGCGACACGCCGCAGGACGAATGCGCCCGGCGGATCTCCTACGTGATCGACCCGCAGGGCACCATTGCGCATGCCTTTCCGAAGGTCGACACGAAGAGTCATCCGCGCGCGGTGCTCGCCCTTCTCGCATGA
- a CDS encoding ABC transporter permease, whose protein sequence is MGIPLKYNLRNLVVRKVSTGMTVLGIALVVTVFLLVMSLAEGVRKTLSTSVSPLNVVVLRVGAQSDVQSYVSRDQYEAIRTLDGIAKGEDGQPIVSSEMVVLINIPRRDGKRTNVIVRGVEPVAIGIRDDKVKVVEGRMFRSGTSEAIVSTRLRQRFADMQIGRTIQSGSERYTVVGFFDASGSPYDSEIWADLHNVQEQAHRGTGFSSVVARATDSGARDRVVAGIKGDQRIKLEATPETEYFAKQMGTAKPIQFLAYLVAVIMAIGASFGAMNTMYAQVSARTREIATLRALGFSRTVILASFVFESMSLGLLGGVLGGAMAALIVNLFLTAPTGTNNFQTFAEIMFNFELTAPLIVAGVIFSLAMGLFGGLFPASRAARLKITNALREA, encoded by the coding sequence ATGGGCATCCCGCTCAAGTACAACCTGCGCAACCTGGTCGTCCGCAAAGTCTCGACCGGCATGACCGTTCTCGGCATCGCCCTCGTCGTGACGGTCTTTCTCCTGGTGATGTCGCTCGCGGAAGGGGTCCGCAAGACCCTCTCGACCAGCGTGTCTCCCCTCAACGTCGTCGTCCTGCGGGTCGGGGCGCAGTCCGACGTCCAGAGCTACGTCAGCCGCGACCAGTACGAGGCGATCCGCACGCTCGACGGCATCGCCAAGGGGGAGGACGGCCAGCCGATCGTCTCCTCCGAGATGGTGGTCCTGATCAACATCCCGCGCCGGGACGGCAAGCGGACCAACGTGATCGTGCGCGGCGTCGAGCCGGTCGCCATAGGGATCCGCGACGACAAGGTCAAGGTCGTCGAGGGCCGGATGTTCCGGTCCGGCACCAGCGAGGCGATCGTCTCGACCCGGCTGCGGCAGCGTTTCGCCGACATGCAGATCGGCCGCACGATCCAGTCCGGATCGGAGCGCTACACGGTCGTCGGGTTCTTCGACGCCTCCGGGTCGCCCTACGACTCGGAGATCTGGGCCGATCTGCACAACGTGCAGGAGCAGGCCCACCGGGGGACCGGGTTCAGCAGCGTGGTGGCCCGCGCCACCGACTCGGGGGCGCGCGACCGGGTGGTCGCGGGGATCAAGGGCGACCAGCGGATCAAGCTCGAGGCGACGCCCGAGACCGAGTATTTCGCGAAACAGATGGGGACCGCCAAGCCGATCCAGTTCCTGGCCTACCTGGTGGCGGTCATCATGGCGATCGGCGCCTCGTTCGGCGCCATGAACACGATGTACGCGCAGGTGTCGGCCCGCACGCGCGAGATCGCCACCCTGCGCGCCCTCGGTTTCTCCCGGACCGTCATCCTGGCCTCGTTCGTGTTCGAGTCGATGAGCCTCGGGCTCCTGGGCGGTGTCCTGGGCGGCGCCATGGCCGCCCTCATCGTCAACCTGTTCCTCACCGCCCCGACCGGCACGAACAACTTCCAGACCTTCGCCGAGATCATGTTCAACTTCGAGCTGACCGCTCCGCTGATCGTCGCGGGTGTGATCTTCTCCCTGGCGATGGGGCTGTTCGGCGGCCTGTTCCCCGCCTCGCGCGCCGCGCGGCTGAAGATCACCAACGCCCTGCGCGAGGCCTAG